From the genome of Halomonas sp. MCCC 1A13316, one region includes:
- a CDS encoding ethylbenzene dehydrogenase-related protein: MASHDKSAGPWLVLGLPIALGLAWATQGAGVIGNDLERNIWIPDELTMPLQVQAAYNGERIFFRYRWPAEHAHVYHDMLRFEDGEWIRHGNSRAGPDPDGTYEDRVAMLVDDGGVPDFGLYGGYVTVGDRMRFFSDSASPAEVTAHPHLGEQLGQSDVRKYLPGTRTDQHDWRSVEDTETLAAQREAGYFLDLWHWRAGRSNPIGASDDQWIGEYRNSDAGTGPYLTNWDVDNNRPLWMLDPEQTGQRALRWEDVTSGQVDFDGLYYLSEANRTDFDPGHDWQNGDVIPRRLLREPQGSRGTIAVHGNARWQDGYWDVTLVRDMDTGNPLDDKTFREQGVYDIGIAVYRNATGSRWHYVSHPYSLGLGRHSDIMAQRIDNDSPEWSDDWFEMTLFYPGQVDWPLLTSRAHAGAEDIAAGQPVRPRHSEKQLALYGMEMEFNDAITGQWWLTLIAGLLAMLGVTLALLPVFRPRSRGDRS; encoded by the coding sequence ATGGCGAGTCATGACAAGAGTGCCGGCCCGTGGCTGGTCTTAGGCCTGCCGATCGCCCTCGGGCTGGCCTGGGCCACCCAGGGCGCCGGGGTGATTGGCAATGATCTCGAACGCAACATCTGGATTCCCGACGAACTGACCATGCCGTTGCAGGTACAGGCCGCCTACAACGGCGAGCGAATTTTCTTCCGCTACCGTTGGCCCGCCGAGCACGCCCATGTCTATCACGACATGTTGCGCTTCGAGGATGGTGAGTGGATCCGTCACGGCAACTCCCGGGCCGGTCCCGATCCCGACGGCACCTACGAGGACCGAGTGGCCATGTTGGTCGACGACGGTGGCGTGCCGGACTTCGGTCTCTACGGTGGCTACGTTACCGTCGGCGACCGGATGCGCTTCTTCAGCGACTCGGCCTCGCCGGCCGAGGTCACCGCCCATCCGCACCTGGGCGAGCAGCTCGGCCAGAGCGACGTGCGCAAGTACCTACCGGGCACGCGGACGGACCAGCATGACTGGCGCAGCGTAGAAGATACCGAGACGCTCGCTGCCCAGCGCGAGGCCGGCTACTTCCTCGACCTGTGGCACTGGCGTGCCGGACGCTCCAACCCCATCGGCGCCTCCGACGACCAGTGGATCGGGGAGTATCGCAACAGCGACGCCGGAACTGGCCCCTACCTCACCAACTGGGACGTCGACAACAATCGCCCTTTATGGATGCTCGACCCCGAACAGACCGGCCAGCGCGCCCTGCGCTGGGAGGACGTGACGTCCGGCCAGGTCGATTTCGACGGTCTCTACTACCTGTCCGAGGCCAACCGCACCGACTTCGACCCCGGTCATGACTGGCAGAACGGCGACGTGATCCCACGCCGCCTGCTGCGTGAGCCACAGGGTTCCCGGGGGACCATCGCAGTGCATGGGAATGCACGCTGGCAAGACGGCTATTGGGACGTAACCCTGGTACGCGACATGGATACTGGAAACCCACTGGATGACAAAACCTTCCGCGAACAGGGCGTCTATGACATCGGCATCGCCGTGTATCGCAATGCGACAGGCAGTCGTTGGCACTACGTCTCGCATCCTTATTCGCTGGGGCTCGGTCGTCACAGTGACATAATGGCCCAACGCATCGATAACGACTCACCGGAGTGGAGCGACGACTGGTTCGAAATGACGCTGTTCTACCCCGGGCAGGTGGACTGGCCGCTACTGACCAGCCGTGCACACGCCGGAGCCGAGGACATCGCCGCCGGCCAGCCGGTCCGGCCCCGTCACAGCGAGAAGCAGTTGGCGCTCTATGGCATGGAGATGGAGTTCAACGACGCCATTACCGGCCAGTGGTGGCTGACCCTGATCGCCGGCCTGCTCGCCATGCTCGGCGTCACCCTCGCCCTGCTACCCGTCTTCCGCCCACGCTCCCGAGGAGATCGCTCATGA
- a CDS encoding TRAP transporter permease yields the protein MSDSGTSPIIPGSQANHSRPVLWLITLVAVGLSLFQLYSAGIQPLGLFYQRSIHLMLIMMLAFLMFPLLGPKHDRGPIAGLVDTVFFAGALVTGGYLVLFLDEIIGRAGFWSQTDIVVGCIATVTVLEAARRAVGLGMTVIGMVAILYAFAGPRGELPWLGQFLPGILEHRGYNLDRLVGQLYLGQEGIFGLPMGVAATYIFIFVLFGAFLEITGAGKFFIDMAYAATGRQRGGPAKAAVIASAGMGSISGSAIANVVTTGAFTIPLMKRLGYKPHQAGGIEAAASTGGQIMPPLMGAGAFLIAEYTRMPYLEIVKVSILPAIMYFSTVYLFVHIIALKQGMQGMARSELPQMRDVMKEGWHFLLPLLVLVWLLVMNMSPMRVGYYAILTMLAVAVLRFAVWFLFIAPRDGQKVTGETLREAVKAGLVKLAGGLELGARNAVAVSMACAVAGIIVGVVGLTGLGLKFSSMMMAFSGGNLLLALVMVLLASLVLGMGLPVTASYIVLIVLVGPALTAEFGVPLLIAHLVVFWYSQDSNVTPPIALAGFAGAAIAGAKPMDTGFQAWKFAKGLYLIPLFMVYNPEIIMGGSIPVLVWTALIGFLALGAFAAALEGFLFTWMSWPVRLVLLPAIVAAFYPNLLVEVAGVVVMILAMGGNWLASRRDADIAGAGPA from the coding sequence ATGAGCGATTCGGGAACCTCCCCCATTATTCCCGGCAGCCAGGCGAACCATTCCCGCCCGGTATTGTGGCTGATCACCTTGGTGGCGGTGGGGCTGTCGCTGTTCCAGCTCTACTCCGCCGGCATTCAGCCACTGGGCCTTTTCTACCAGCGCAGCATCCACCTGATGCTGATCATGATGCTGGCTTTCCTGATGTTTCCCCTGCTGGGGCCGAAGCACGATCGCGGTCCCATCGCCGGGCTGGTCGATACGGTATTCTTCGCTGGAGCCCTGGTCACCGGCGGTTACCTGGTGCTTTTCCTCGACGAGATCATCGGCCGTGCCGGCTTCTGGAGCCAGACGGATATCGTGGTCGGTTGTATCGCCACCGTTACCGTGCTTGAGGCAGCACGCCGTGCAGTGGGGCTGGGCATGACCGTGATCGGGATGGTCGCCATTCTTTATGCCTTCGCCGGCCCGAGGGGCGAGCTGCCATGGCTAGGCCAGTTTTTGCCTGGCATCCTCGAGCATCGCGGCTACAATCTGGATCGTCTGGTGGGCCAGCTCTATCTAGGACAAGAAGGTATCTTCGGCCTGCCCATGGGGGTGGCCGCCACTTATATCTTCATCTTCGTGCTGTTCGGCGCCTTCCTCGAAATTACCGGTGCCGGCAAGTTCTTCATCGACATGGCCTACGCCGCCACCGGCCGCCAGCGCGGCGGGCCGGCCAAGGCAGCGGTCATCGCCTCGGCTGGCATGGGGTCGATCTCCGGCAGTGCCATCGCCAACGTGGTGACCACGGGTGCCTTCACCATCCCATTGATGAAGCGCCTGGGCTACAAACCTCACCAGGCGGGCGGCATCGAGGCCGCTGCCTCTACCGGCGGACAGATCATGCCGCCGTTGATGGGCGCCGGGGCCTTCCTGATCGCCGAATATACCCGCATGCCATACCTCGAGATCGTCAAGGTCAGCATCCTGCCGGCGATCATGTATTTTTCCACCGTCTATCTCTTCGTGCATATCATCGCCCTCAAACAGGGCATGCAGGGCATGGCGCGCTCCGAGCTTCCTCAAATGCGCGACGTTATGAAGGAAGGGTGGCACTTCCTGCTGCCACTGCTGGTATTGGTGTGGCTACTGGTGATGAACATGTCACCGATGCGGGTAGGCTACTACGCCATCCTCACCATGCTGGCCGTGGCGGTGTTGCGCTTTGCGGTGTGGTTCCTGTTCATCGCGCCGCGCGACGGTCAGAAAGTGACCGGCGAGACGCTGCGGGAGGCCGTGAAGGCGGGGCTGGTCAAGCTGGCTGGCGGCCTCGAGCTGGGTGCCCGGAATGCGGTGGCCGTCTCCATGGCCTGCGCCGTGGCCGGCATCATCGTCGGCGTGGTGGGCCTTACCGGACTCGGACTGAAGTTCTCTTCCATGATGATGGCATTCTCGGGCGGCAACCTGTTGCTGGCGCTGGTCATGGTGCTGCTGGCCAGTCTGGTACTGGGCATGGGCCTGCCGGTCACCGCCAGCTACATCGTCCTGATCGTGCTGGTAGGGCCGGCACTGACGGCTGAGTTCGGTGTGCCGCTGCTGATCGCTCACCTCGTGGTGTTCTGGTACTCGCAGGATTCCAACGTGACACCCCCCATTGCACTGGCGGGCTTTGCCGGTGCGGCGATTGCCGGGGCCAAGCCGATGGACACCGGGTTTCAGGCTTGGAAGTTCGCCAAGGGGCTCTACCTGATTCCCTTGTTCATGGTCTACAACCCTGAAATCATCATGGGGGGCTCGATACCTGTTCTGGTATGGACGGCACTCATTGGCTTCCTGGCTCTGGGAGCCTTCGCCGCGGCCCTGGAGGGGTTCCTGTTCACCTGGATGTCATGGCCGGTACGCTTGGTATTGTTGCCGGCGATCGTGGCGGCCTTCTATCCCAACCTGCTGGTAGAGGTAGCCGGGGTCGTCGTGATGATTCTCGCGATGGGCGGCAACTGGCTGGCCAGCCGGCGTGACGCGGATATCGCCGGCGCCGGGCCGGCCTGA
- a CDS encoding PhoX family protein — protein sequence MQQPQHIGTTDPTLAAGDEPASNTSSNTYFGDILEARMSRRALLRSSLAVAVASAMATSLPFGRALAAGTGAPAPSIGFQAIPVSTADSVVVPEGYRVQTFIPWGTPISGSMPAASLEASGEDQAHQVGSHHDGMHFFPIEGSSRDGLLVLNHEYVEPRFMHAAAQGLALDSSGFPAQRDGTREADQVRKEINGHGVTVVRVQAGETGQWQVVEDEHNRRITGLTPMRLAGPVAGTEHVMTKYSPDGSMTRGTLNNCSNGVTPWNTYLAAEENWSGYFANEDAEIDRRQSRYGIQTRSEGRYQWHRAEGGADEFIRFDATSRGASPSEDYRNEPHSFGYMTEIDPYDPESTPIKRTHLGRFAHEGVIFAPAVEGQSVVCYSGDDARFEYIYKFVSARPYQAATADGSLLDEGTLYVARFNEDGSGEWLALAPGKNGLTPKNGFADLADILINARSAADHAGATKMDRPEWGAVDPASGQVYFTLTNNTRRSEEQRDAANPRAENHFGHIIRWQEDGTHAAEHFQWDIFLLAGDGESGRDLHGEPLDQDAILASPDGLWIDPDRRVWIQTDISESAVNAGVYAPFGNNQMLVANPETGELKRFLTGPIGQEITGIAMTPDQRTLFVNVQHPGANTSAQDFAKNRLTSHWPEGGSEIPRSATLVITREDGGIIGA from the coding sequence ATGCAACAGCCCCAGCACATCGGTACCACTGACCCGACCCTCGCCGCAGGTGACGAGCCGGCGAGCAACACCTCGTCCAATACCTACTTCGGCGATATCCTAGAGGCACGCATGAGCCGCCGCGCGCTGCTGCGCAGCAGTCTGGCCGTGGCGGTAGCGAGCGCCATGGCCACCAGCCTGCCCTTCGGCCGCGCCCTGGCCGCCGGTACCGGCGCACCGGCCCCGAGCATTGGCTTCCAGGCGATCCCGGTCAGTACCGCCGACAGTGTGGTGGTGCCGGAAGGCTACCGGGTGCAGACCTTCATCCCCTGGGGCACGCCGATCAGTGGCAGCATGCCGGCCGCTTCCCTGGAAGCCAGCGGCGAGGACCAGGCCCACCAGGTGGGCAGCCACCACGACGGCATGCACTTCTTTCCGATCGAGGGCAGCTCCCGCGACGGCCTGCTGGTACTCAACCATGAGTACGTCGAGCCGCGCTTCATGCACGCTGCTGCCCAGGGCCTGGCACTCGATTCCAGCGGCTTTCCCGCGCAGAGGGACGGCACGCGCGAGGCCGATCAGGTGCGCAAGGAGATCAACGGCCATGGTGTTACCGTCGTACGCGTCCAAGCAGGCGAGACCGGTCAGTGGCAGGTGGTCGAGGACGAGCACAACCGGCGTATCACCGGCCTGACGCCGATGCGCCTGGCCGGGCCGGTGGCCGGTACCGAACACGTCATGACGAAGTACAGCCCAGACGGCAGCATGACCCGCGGCACCCTTAACAACTGCTCCAACGGCGTCACGCCATGGAACACTTATCTCGCCGCCGAGGAGAACTGGTCGGGCTACTTCGCCAACGAGGATGCCGAGATCGATCGCCGCCAGTCGCGTTACGGCATCCAGACGCGCAGCGAGGGGCGCTACCAATGGCATCGTGCCGAAGGCGGCGCCGATGAGTTCATCCGCTTCGACGCCACCTCCCGCGGCGCCTCGCCCAGCGAGGACTACCGCAACGAGCCCCACAGCTTCGGCTACATGACGGAGATCGACCCTTACGATCCCGAGAGTACGCCGATCAAGCGCACCCACCTAGGCCGCTTCGCCCATGAGGGGGTGATCTTCGCCCCCGCCGTGGAGGGTCAGTCGGTGGTCTGCTATTCCGGCGACGATGCACGCTTCGAGTACATCTACAAGTTCGTCTCGGCCAGACCCTATCAGGCCGCCACTGCCGATGGCTCACTGCTCGACGAGGGCACGCTCTATGTGGCCAGGTTCAACGAAGACGGTAGTGGCGAGTGGCTGGCGCTGGCACCGGGCAAGAACGGACTGACGCCGAAAAACGGCTTTGCCGATCTGGCCGATATCCTGATCAATGCCCGCAGCGCTGCCGACCACGCCGGGGCGACGAAGATGGACCGCCCGGAGTGGGGCGCGGTGGACCCGGCCAGCGGCCAGGTCTATTTCACGCTGACCAACAACACCCGCCGCAGCGAGGAGCAACGCGACGCTGCCAACCCGCGCGCCGAGAATCACTTTGGCCACATCATCCGCTGGCAGGAAGACGGCACCCACGCTGCAGAACATTTCCAGTGGGATATTTTCCTGCTGGCGGGCGACGGGGAGAGCGGGCGCGACCTGCACGGCGAGCCCCTCGACCAGGACGCCATCCTGGCGTCGCCCGACGGGCTGTGGATCGATCCCGATCGCCGTGTGTGGATCCAGACCGACATCAGCGAATCGGCGGTGAATGCAGGCGTCTACGCACCGTTCGGCAACAACCAGATGCTGGTGGCCAACCCCGAAACCGGCGAGCTCAAGCGTTTCCTCACCGGCCCCATCGGCCAGGAAATCACCGGTATTGCCATGACGCCCGACCAGCGCACGCTGTTCGTCAACGTGCAGCACCCCGGCGCCAACACCTCGGCACAGGACTTCGCCAAGAACCGGCTGACAAGCCACTGGCCGGAGGGCGGCAGTGAGATTCCGCGTTCGGCGACGCTGGTGATCACGCGAGAAGACGGCGGCATCATCGGCGCATAG
- a CDS encoding DUF1850 domain-containing protein: protein MIVLRLLTGRAWLPALLLCMSQAAAADEALLEVVGTDGERLVSLPVAEGEGWCLEWNHSVEGFPVLDCYRHRDGRMVLVRSHLPDFAAGLDHIPGRGRQVSDGEGGYWIEAIDEPVPGNAYRLRVGSMRVDHRLVIDDTRISLSSLAENQRVTIRLSLPPNQ from the coding sequence ATGATCGTGTTGCGCCTGTTAACGGGGCGGGCCTGGCTGCCCGCCCTGTTACTTTGTATGAGCCAGGCGGCCGCTGCCGATGAGGCCTTGCTGGAGGTCGTAGGCACTGATGGTGAGCGTCTGGTGAGTCTGCCGGTGGCCGAAGGTGAAGGCTGGTGCCTGGAGTGGAACCACTCTGTCGAGGGCTTTCCGGTGCTGGATTGCTATCGTCACCGTGATGGGCGCATGGTCCTGGTACGCAGCCACTTGCCCGACTTCGCTGCGGGGCTGGATCATATTCCCGGGCGCGGCCGCCAGGTATCGGACGGCGAGGGCGGCTACTGGATCGAGGCGATCGATGAGCCGGTACCGGGCAATGCCTACCGGCTGCGGGTCGGATCGATGCGTGTCGATCATCGTCTGGTGATCGACGATACCCGGATCAGCCTCAGCAGCCTGGCCGAGAATCAACGGGTGACGATCCGCCTTTCCCTGCCACCCAACCAGTGA
- a CDS encoding 5-(carboxyamino)imidazole ribonucleotide synthase yields MNIGVLGAGQLGRMLALAGYPLANRFTFLDTTGHPSAGIGEVMIDTDQKHLEAFLAKVDLVTYEFEHLPVALVQAIEEVKPVYPSSEAIRICQNRAEEKALFDRLGIPTPAYRLVEHADELEAAARELGCPVVAKSVTEGYDGKGQAVLRDPSEAAETWCSINHPRLIVEAFVDFVREVSIIAVRGRDGEVVFYPMAENLHVDGILRYSLAPMPDLDEAVQQTADGYIRALLDELDYVGVLTLELFQTRDGRLLANEMAPRVHNSGHWTMDGAVTSQFENHLRAIQGLPLGDTSARMPTCMVNVIGQEGDPAAILAIGDAHLHRYDKSERPGRKLGHVNLLAPTHGELLEKVHACAWLLPEAPEPRFSFEDKFRPGH; encoded by the coding sequence ATGAACATCGGCGTGCTCGGTGCCGGCCAGCTCGGCCGTATGCTGGCCTTGGCCGGCTATCCGCTGGCCAACCGCTTTACCTTCCTCGATACCACCGGCCATCCCAGTGCGGGAATCGGCGAGGTGATGATCGACACCGACCAGAAGCACCTCGAGGCGTTCCTGGCCAAGGTCGACCTGGTCACCTATGAGTTCGAGCACCTGCCCGTGGCGCTGGTGCAGGCCATCGAAGAGGTCAAGCCGGTCTATCCCTCGAGCGAGGCGATTCGCATCTGCCAGAACCGCGCCGAGGAGAAGGCACTGTTCGATCGCCTGGGCATCCCCACGCCGGCCTACCGCCTGGTGGAGCATGCCGACGAACTGGAGGCCGCGGCCCGCGAGCTGGGCTGCCCGGTAGTGGCCAAGTCGGTCACCGAGGGTTACGACGGCAAGGGACAGGCGGTGCTGCGGGATCCCAGCGAGGCGGCCGAGACCTGGTGCAGCATCAACCACCCCCGGCTGATCGTCGAAGCCTTTGTCGACTTCGTACGCGAAGTGTCGATCATTGCCGTGCGTGGGCGCGATGGCGAGGTAGTCTTCTACCCCATGGCCGAGAACCTGCACGTCGACGGCATCCTGCGCTATTCGCTGGCGCCGATGCCGGACCTCGACGAGGCGGTGCAGCAGACCGCCGACGGCTATATTCGGGCTCTGCTCGACGAGCTCGACTACGTTGGCGTGCTGACCCTCGAGCTGTTCCAGACTCGCGACGGCAGGCTGCTGGCCAACGAGATGGCGCCGCGGGTGCACAACTCTGGCCACTGGACCATGGACGGCGCCGTGACCAGTCAGTTCGAGAACCACCTGCGTGCCATCCAGGGTCTACCGCTGGGCGATACCTCGGCGCGCATGCCGACCTGCATGGTCAACGTGATCGGCCAGGAGGGCGACCCGGCGGCGATACTCGCCATCGGTGACGCTCACCTGCACCGCTACGACAAGAGCGAGCGCCCCGGGCGCAAGCTCGGCCACGTCAATCTGCTGGCGCCGACCCACGGCGAGCTGCTCGAGAAGGTGCACGCTTGCGCCTGGCTGTTGCCCGAGGCGCCGGAGCCGCGCTTCAGCTTCGAGGACAAGTTCCGCCCAGGCCACTGA
- the purE gene encoding 5-(carboxyamino)imidazole ribonucleotide mutase — protein sequence MQSSNQQPRVGVIMGSKSDWPVMEHAVAMLERLGVAHETRVVSAHRTPDLLFDYAKSAAGRGLQVIVAGAGGAAHLPGMVASQTALPVLGVPVESKALKGLDSLLSIVQMPGGIAVGTLAIGKAGATNAGLLAAQIVGLQDDKVRAAVEAFRAEQTQTVLDNPDPRPPTE from the coding sequence ATGCAGTCCTCCAACCAGCAGCCGCGCGTCGGCGTGATCATGGGGTCGAAGTCCGACTGGCCGGTCATGGAGCATGCGGTGGCAATGCTCGAACGCCTGGGGGTGGCCCACGAGACGCGCGTGGTCTCGGCCCATCGTACGCCGGATCTGCTGTTCGACTACGCCAAGTCCGCTGCCGGGCGCGGTCTGCAGGTCATCGTGGCCGGTGCCGGCGGAGCCGCTCACCTACCCGGCATGGTGGCCTCGCAAACGGCGCTGCCGGTGCTCGGCGTGCCGGTGGAGTCCAAGGCGCTCAAGGGTCTCGACTCGCTGCTCTCCATCGTGCAGATGCCGGGCGGCATCGCGGTGGGCACGCTGGCCATCGGCAAGGCCGGAGCGACCAACGCCGGCCTGCTGGCGGCGCAGATCGTGGGGCTGCAGGACGATAAGGTACGCGCTGCCGTCGAGGCTTTTCGCGCCGAGCAGACCCAGACGGTGCTCGACAACCCCGACCCACGCCCCCCGACCGAATGA
- a CDS encoding putative bifunctional diguanylate cyclase/phosphodiesterase has product MALALQDEQRELDAAPSTDVSRRRQLTHEQVLLLYERLWQPVLASVLAACLLVGAMWPIMPPSYLLGWLGALLVVSGGRLWLAWYFHRQPAKRRRQRRWLYRFAWGTGIAGGLWGVAGLTMFTMEHHGQLAALAIVLTGIAAGGVTTLSPVAWMAPLFVLPTMLPLLVQMLLQNTSLALLLAAMIVLFLGLVLIINRRLHRTISDNIALRLLVSSRERQLRVSEARYRAIFRHTPLGVMHFDREGRVVDCNEKCLDILGNSRQRLLGMNLLTQLNDERVAGAIRDALESGTGYFEGTYRTVVSGKQTPLRAFYSALRNEAGEVVGGVAVIEDFTERKLAEETIHRQAYFDPLTELPNRRMLIETLASTIRDRRDDGRVGLVMFLDLDRFKIINDTLGHAVGDELLRQVSKRLLLSLDKDAMAARLSGDEFVVMMPALSSDRQAELSRAEHRAERLLSTLRRAYDLGGQHISVTPSIGYTLFPLGDEDVGDVLRHADTAMYQAKLKGRAQICGYEPSMQTQMSWRLEMEQALRLALAEDQLSIAFQPQLDENEHVIGGEALMRWHHPRHGWVSPEVFIAIAEESDLIVELETWMLDRCCGLLSRLPVEILPRLSVNISVRHFTQPGFVEGLTWVTGAHGIDPTRLVVELTESIMIDGLEDAVERMQALKQLGVHLALDDFGTGFSSLSYLKSLPLDELKIDRSFVSNLDTDGSDAAIVETVLAMAQHLGIDVVAEGVENEAQHEFLRTRGCRLFQGYHFYRPMPGEAFEALLAGREVEQAGQDRA; this is encoded by the coding sequence ATGGCCCTTGCGCTTCAGGATGAGCAACGCGAGCTAGACGCGGCACCGTCAACGGATGTTTCCCGTCGTCGCCAGTTGACCCATGAACAGGTGCTCCTGCTCTACGAGCGGCTGTGGCAGCCGGTGCTGGCCAGCGTTCTGGCGGCGTGTCTGCTGGTGGGCGCCATGTGGCCGATCATGCCGCCGAGCTACCTGCTGGGCTGGCTGGGCGCTCTGTTAGTCGTGTCGGGCGGGCGCCTGTGGCTGGCCTGGTATTTCCACCGTCAACCGGCAAAGCGGCGGCGTCAACGGCGTTGGCTGTATCGGTTTGCCTGGGGTACCGGTATCGCAGGTGGGCTGTGGGGAGTGGCCGGCCTGACGATGTTCACCATGGAGCATCACGGCCAACTGGCGGCGCTGGCGATCGTGCTGACGGGCATCGCCGCCGGCGGGGTCACCACGCTTTCACCAGTGGCATGGATGGCACCGTTGTTCGTCCTGCCGACCATGCTTCCACTTCTGGTTCAGATGTTGCTGCAAAATACCTCCCTCGCCCTGCTGCTGGCCGCCATGATCGTGCTGTTCCTGGGGCTGGTGCTCATCATCAATCGTCGCCTGCATCGCACCATTTCCGACAATATCGCCCTGCGCCTGCTCGTCTCTTCGCGCGAGCGGCAACTGCGTGTCAGCGAGGCGCGCTACCGTGCCATCTTCCGCCACACGCCGCTGGGCGTGATGCACTTCGACCGCGAGGGGCGGGTGGTCGACTGCAACGAGAAGTGCCTCGACATCCTCGGCAACAGCCGACAGCGCCTGCTGGGCATGAACCTGCTGACACAGCTGAACGACGAGCGCGTGGCCGGGGCGATACGCGATGCCCTGGAGAGCGGTACCGGCTACTTCGAGGGTACTTACCGTACCGTGGTCAGCGGCAAGCAGACGCCGCTGCGTGCATTCTACAGTGCCCTGCGCAATGAGGCGGGCGAGGTGGTGGGGGGCGTGGCGGTTATCGAGGACTTCACCGAACGCAAGCTGGCCGAAGAGACCATCCATCGCCAGGCCTACTTCGATCCGCTCACCGAACTCCCCAATCGACGCATGTTGATCGAGACGCTGGCTTCGACCATCCGCGATCGTCGCGACGACGGCCGTGTCGGGCTGGTGATGTTCCTCGACCTGGATCGTTTCAAGATCATCAACGACACCCTCGGACATGCGGTGGGGGACGAGCTGCTGCGCCAAGTAAGCAAACGCCTGCTGCTGAGCCTCGATAAAGACGCCATGGCGGCGCGGCTCAGCGGCGATGAGTTCGTGGTGATGATGCCGGCCCTGAGCTCTGACCGCCAGGCTGAGCTGAGCCGGGCCGAACACCGCGCCGAGCGGCTGCTCTCGACCCTGCGCCGTGCCTACGATCTGGGCGGGCAGCACATCAGCGTGACGCCGAGCATCGGCTACACCCTGTTTCCTCTGGGCGACGAGGACGTGGGAGACGTGCTGCGCCATGCCGACACTGCCATGTATCAGGCCAAGCTGAAGGGACGGGCACAGATCTGCGGCTACGAGCCCTCCATGCAGACCCAGATGAGCTGGCGCCTGGAGATGGAACAGGCACTGCGGCTCGCTCTAGCTGAGGATCAGTTGAGCATCGCCTTCCAGCCCCAGCTTGACGAGAATGAGCATGTTATCGGCGGCGAGGCGCTGATGCGCTGGCACCATCCCCGCCATGGCTGGGTTTCGCCCGAGGTGTTCATCGCCATCGCCGAGGAGAGCGATCTCATCGTCGAGCTCGAGACATGGATGTTGGATCGCTGCTGCGGGCTGCTTTCCCGTCTGCCAGTCGAGATCCTGCCGCGATTGTCGGTCAATATCAGCGTGCGACACTTCACCCAACCCGGTTTCGTCGAAGGGCTCACTTGGGTGACCGGTGCCCATGGCATTGACCCGACGCGGCTCGTCGTGGAACTGACCGAGAGCATCATGATCGATGGGCTCGAAGATGCCGTCGAACGCATGCAGGCGCTCAAGCAGCTGGGGGTGCACCTGGCCCTGGACGATTTCGGCACGGGATTCTCTTCGCTCTCCTATCTCAAGTCGTTGCCGCTGGACGAGCTCAAGATCGACCGCAGTTTCGTCAGCAACCTCGATACCGATGGCAGCGATGCCGCCATCGTGGAGACGGTGCTGGCCATGGCCCAGCACCTCGGTATCGACGTGGTCGCGGAGGGGGTAGAGAACGAAGCCCAGCATGAGTTCCTGCGGACTCGCGGCTGCCGGTTGTTCCAGGGGTATCATTTCTACCGGCCCATGCCTGGCGAGGCCTTCGAAGCGCTGCTGGCCGGCAGGGAAGTGGAGCAGGCCGGCCAGGATCGGGCCTGA